GCCCGAAAACAGGTTTTTTCTTTTGGTCGGTTTTGGGAATTTATCTCAGTTTAAGAAATTAAGATAGGCTTGGTTACACCATCGGCTTTCTGGCAGAAGATTCTCTGATCACCAACAAAGGGTCTAATATGATCTTTTTGGGCACGGACTCTTCTATAAGGTCAACAGGGGGTGCATTCTTTTGGGCCAGCGCCTCTAAAAACAGCTGAAACGTTTCTTCCCCCATTTTGGCCGCCTGTTGGTCAATGGTAGAAAGGGAAGGCGTCACGTACGGACTGAAAGATTCATTTCCGAAGCCAATTAAGCCTACCTGTTCTGGTATCTTTACCCCGCTTTCTTTTATATACTGCAGCGCACCCAAGGCGGTAAAGTCCACGGCGGCAAAAATAGCATCTGGCTTGCTGGCCCCATTCAACAACTGCGCCGCCCCGGCCCGACCTGAGTCCAAAGAGTTTTTCCCGTACTGAATCAAATCATCGTTCACAGGCAGATTGTTAGCTCGTAGTGCCTCTACATAACCACAGAGCCGGTCATTGAAGATCTTGGCGTGTTGGGGTCCTGAAATATGGGCAATACGCGTGTAGCCCTGTTGAATAAGATGTTCCGTGGCCATGTAGGCGCCTTTAAAGTCATCTATAACCACCGAGGGCACCTGAAGTTCCTCTCTAATTCTGTCAAACAAGACCAAGGGTACTTTGCGCTTTTTCACTTCCAGGAAGTGATCATAATTAGTGGTTTCCTTGGCAACTGAGGCAATGATGCCATCTACGCTGGACATGAGCAGGGTCTCAATTCCCTCCACTTCATATTCGCCCATTTCATTAGACTGGAACAACAGCACATTGTAGCCTTTGGTACGGGCCAGCCTTTCAATGCCGTGCACCACAGCCGCAAAAAAGCCTATCTCAGAGCTGGGAATTAGAATACCAATGATATTGGTTTTGCCAGACCTAAGCGAGGAGGCCAGTCGGTTTTGCTTGTAATTAAGATTCTGGGCCGCGGTTATAATAAGTTCTTTGGTGGCGGCACTTATAGAAGGGTGGTCATTTAAGGCCTTTGAAACCGTGGAAGGCGAAGTGTTAAGTTGCTTGGCAATATCATGTATGGTAATTCTGGCCATGGGCAGTAAACAATTTCAAGGCAAGTAACAAAAAGATTTGGTGAGAAGCCTAATTATCAAGATTTCAAAAATCCCGACATATTGACAACGATTTCCTTGCTAAAGTCTTAATCTAGGAACTTGGTAAAGATGCTCAGAGGCCATCTATCATTAAAGGTAATTATTAAAAAAATTAAAAAATGCCTTTTAGAGAGTATAAAATTCAAAAATGTCCCTTTAAAGGAAGGTAAGATTAAAAATATTTTAAAAAATCTTTACTTGTTAACGTCTTGATTGTTTTGACAATTGACGATATTTTCCTAACTAGCTAGCGAAATCGATTTCGTAACTTGAAAAAATTAGTAAGCTGCTGTATTTCAAGTCGTTGAAGGGTTGATAGTGTTTTGCCTTAATCCAATAATTTTATCTAAACCTTGCTCTATGTTAAAATCATTACTTCAAGATTTACTTCCTGGTGAAACCGGCAAGGCTAGCAAGCACTTCAGGAGATTTTCTTCTCTGCTGGTGATGGCAATAGCCATGCTTATGCTCACAGCGGGAGCTGCCTTTGCCCAACAGCGCACGGTGTCAGGGATGGTAAGGGACTCGGGCGGTAGCCCGCTGATAGGGGTGACCGTTCAGGTGAAAGGAACCACTACGGCCACGGCTACAGATGCTTCCGGTAGTTTTTCATTGCCAGTCACTGGGGCCAACGCCCGAATGGTGTTCACCTACATTGGCTACCTCTCACAAGAAGTAGCCGTAGGTAGTCAGAACGCTCTAACTGTTCTAATGGTCGCTGACCAAAAGGCCTTAGACGAAGTGGTGGTAGTTGGGTACGGTACCCAGCAGCGCAGAGAAATCACTGGTTCTATTGCCAAAGTTGACGGTGCCGTGTTGGCGCAGCAACCCGCCCCCAGCTTTGAGGCGGCCTTGCAAGGAAGAGCCGCCGGTGTGCAGGTGATTCAAGGAAGTGGTTTGGCCGGTTCTGGTTCTGTCATCAGAATCAGGGGCATAGGCTCTTTAACTGCTGGTGGTGACCCTTTATATGTAGTGGATGGAATTCCCATCACGCAAGATCCGTTTTTGAACGGTGACCGTGGAGCCATGAACTACAACCCATTGGCTACCATTAACCCCAATGATATAGAGTCGGTGGAAGTGTTGAAAGACGTTTCTGCCGCGGCTATTTACGGGTCCAGAGGTTCTAACGGCGTGATTTTGATAACCACCAAGAGAGGGAAGAAAGGCGCAGCTTCTATTGACTTCTCGGCCCGCACGGGTATATCAAAGCCTACCAAACTGCCAGATTTCCTGAATAACAGAGAGTGGTTAACACTTCGGCAGGAAGCATGGGAAAATGATGGCAATGTAGGCCGGGCGCCCCTTTTTGGCGGTGTTACCTGGGAAGATGCCTTGAACACCAATACAGATTGGTTAGGTGAAACCACCCAAACCGGCGTGAAGCAGGAATACTCCCTGGGCTTGAACAAAGGCACAGAAAAACTTTCACTGTATGCAGGCTTAGCTTATAACGACAATGAAAGCTACTTAAAAGGCAACAGCCTGCGCAGAATGAGCGGAAGGTTGAATGTGGACTACCTGCTCCTGCCTAAAGTCAAAGTTGGCTTCAATACCTCTTTGAGCCAAGGCTTGAATGACAGGGTGTTTGCCGCCTGGAGCGGTGGTTTGGGTGCTGCCATGTCTACGGCACTTCCCATTTATCCGGTTTACAACCAAGACGGGTCTTATTTCAATGGGGCTGGTATCGGGAACAACCCAGTGGCCCAATTGGAGGCTACTGACTGGAAAACCAGGGAAATCAGAACCATCAACAACGCTTATGTAGAGTTTTCGCCCATTGAGAACCTTACCCTCACGGGCCGTGGCGGCTTGGACTACGGTGACATTAGAGATAGCCAATACAACCCACCGGCCCTGAACAACACCACAGGTTTTGGTTCCGCCGAAGAATGGAGAACCTACGTGACCAATTACAACTTGTCGGCTACCGCCAACTACAACCTAAAGATGGGGGAAATGAACAGTTTAAGTTTCCTGCTTGGGTCTGAGTACCAACGGTCCAACACGCTTTCCATGAATGAAAGAGCCAGCAAGGCTAACGGATTGCTGTACACCAATCCAGAAGTTGATGAAACGTCTGTGGTGCTGGGTGCCCCTAACTACCAAGAATGGGCTTTTCTGAGCTATTTTGGTCGGGTGAACTACACCTTGGCAGATAAATACATTGTGCAGGCCACTGGTCGCGTAGACGGTTCCTCCAGGTTTGGTTCTGATTACCGGTATGGCTTCTTCCCTTCTGTGGGGTTGGGGTACATTATTTCTGAGGAGGACTTCTTCAAAGACAATATCTCCTTCGTGAATTTCTTCAAGTTGAAGGCCAGCTGGGGGAAGACCGGTAACGCTAATTTTGACAACTACAGAAGATGGGGCTATTTCAGGTCTGAAGGTACCTTAACCTACAATGGTAGCCAGATTCTCTTCCCGGTACAGTTGAACCGCCCGGACTTGGCGTGGGAAACGCTTAATTCCTATGATTTGGGTTTTGAGTTCGCCTTGTTCAAAAACAGAATCACCGCTGAGTTCGCCTTTTATGATAAGCGCTCCAAGGATGTCTTGATTGATTTGGTGACGCCCGCCTCGGCTGGCTTTAACCGCAGCCTTACCAACATTGGCGAAGTCCAGAACAAAGGAGTGGAGTTCAGTTTCACGAGCGTGAACATTGACAAAGCCTTTAAATGGTCTACTTCCTTTAACATCGCCCACAACAAAAATGAAGTGAAGAGCATTGGCATTACTTCGCCAGACGCTATTTCAGGGGCCGGTGATACCAGGGTCTTTGTAGGCCAGCCGGTTGGAGTGAACTACCTGGTGCGCTTTTCCCGCGTGGACCCAGCTACCGGAGCCCCCATCTGGCTTGACAAAGACGGACAAGAAACCATGACGTTCAACCTAGACAACCGGGTGATTGTGGGCAATGTGTTGCCTGACTTTACCGGAGGTATTACCAATACTTTCTCTTACAAAAACTTTGACCTGAGTGTTCTTTTTGCTTTCACCAAAGGCGGCGACATTTATGATGATGCCATTAAGCGCCAACTAGGCGTAACGTCGGACTGGAACATGAGACGTGAGATGCTGGACCGTTGGAGAAAGCCGGGTGACATTGCCACTTATCCAAAATTAACCACGCAGCCAGGCGCTTACGGCCTTTCCAGCGAATGGAATTACAACACAGATCTTTGGTTGTATGACGCGTCATACATGCGGTTGAGAAACCTGACCTTTGGCTATAACCTGCCTACTGGTTTGTTGGAAAAAGCCAAAGTGAAAAACGCCCGCATCTATTTTGTAGGCACCAACCTACTCACCTTCACCAAATTCCCGGGCATGGACCCGGAGATTGTACGTGACCACAATGGGCCCCAGGGCAGAAACCTTAGCCCGAATGTGAGTTACCTGACGCCTCCCCAGGAAAAAGCGTTTACCGTAGGTGTTGATTTAAAATTCTAAGCGATCCAAAATGAAAAGATATAGATTCCTATCGGTGCTGGCCCTGGCTGGTTCCCTTACTGTAAGTTCCTGTGATGACCTGCTGGATATTCCACCAAAGAATGTGAGCCTGCAAGATGATATTTTCAAGGATCCTGCCAACGCCCAATTGATTCTGGCCTCTACGTATGAAGTGTTACGGGCGGGTAATTTCATGGGTGGCAGTTCCTGGGTCTTTTCTGAGTTGTTGGCAGATAATATCAACGGCACAGGCATAACCGGAGACTGGAACGAGTACTATTCCCGCAACTCCACCATCTTCAACGGATCCACCAGATCTTTCTGGGCAGATGGCTACCGCACTATTTATCGGGCAAATGTACTGATCGCCAATATAGATCAGATTCAGGGCTTGCCAGATGCAGAAAGAAATCGCATAAAAGGTGAGGCGTTGTTTTTGCGGGCCATCAGCCATTTTGAGATTGTTCGTTTGTTTGCTCAGCCGTACGGCTTCACCACAGACAACAGCCACCTGGGTATTCCGCTCAGACTTACTCCAACCCAGGAGCCTTTGCTGCGCGCCACAGTGGCCCAGGTATACAACCAGATTATCGCAGATTTAACGGAGGCTTCCACACTTATCCCGCCGGTGAATAACAACTACGCCTCCGGCTGGTCAGCCAAAGGGTATTTGGCCAAGGTGCATTTTCAGATGAACAGCTTCCAAAAAGCCTATGATTTTTCAGATGATGTCTTGAAAAATAGCCCGTTCCGGTTTGAGCAGGATTTCAAGAATCGGTTTAAAGCTGGCGGAAGTACCGAAGATGTGTTTGCCTTGGTCAGCACCGGGTTGAACAGCAACTCCAGCTCCCGGGTGCAGGATCACTACCGGTCAGACAATAACAGAAGGCCCAACGTGCGCGTGGCGGCTGACCTGTTAGCAGATGCCACGTCTAACCCCAATGACAAAAGAGGTCAGGAATGGTTTAGAGTGGTGAACCCCGGAACGCCCAATGAAGAAGTGTTCATTACCAAATACAATGGACCTGACTTCTTTAATGTACCGTTGCTGTCTGTCACTGAGCTAAAACTGATCAGGGCTGAGTCAGCGGCGGAATTAAACAGAAACCTCCCAGTTGCCATAGCTGATCTGAATGATATCAGAACACGGGCCTATGGTGCAGGAAACAACACCGTGAGTGCCACCGCCAATGCCCGCACAATTATAGACATTGCCCGGCAGGAGCGGAGAATTGAATTAGCCACAGAAGGGGTGCGGTTGCATGACTTAAAACGCATAGCCGTCCGTGAGAACCCAACCTTGAGAATAAGAGGCGCCGTTTGGAACTGCCCTGGGTTAATTATCCAGTTTCCTGATGATGAAGTATCTGCCAACCCTAACTTCCAGAGAAACCCAGAGGGAGGTTGCGCTAACTAATTTCCATAAAACATACGATCATGAAAAAGCTTAAAAATTTAGTGTGGAGTGCGCTGTGCATGGTACTTCTGTTGAGCGCCTGCCAGCCAGATGATTTGGTGGGAGAGCTGGGAACGCCTTTCAGCAAAACCGAGGGCCTGGTAGGAACCTGGAAAGTCGCTAATGTGGTGCAGCATGACTTAAAGGCGCCAGCCAACGCGGCCAACAAGCAGTTGACCTTAACGGATCGGTTTGATTTCTCTACTGCCAGAATCAAATTCATGGCCAGCCCCAACACCTTCACGGTAGAAGCGCTAGACGGCCCTGTGTTTTTACCAGCCAGTGGTACCTGGACCTTTGACAACCCAGAATATCCTACGGAGGTGCGGCTGGTGGGTGCTGATACCAAAAACGTGACACTTAAACTTGGATCTGCCCCAAGAGCGGCTTTCCCGGCTACCAGACTCATGTTTGAGCGCATGGTCAGAAAAGATGCCGCAGACCCTGCTTCGGCCAAAGAGGCCATTATCAGGTATGACTATGATTTACAGCGCGTGGCGCAATAAGCAGGACCATTTTAAGAAAGCAACCATGAAAAATAAAATACTAAGTGCGTTCTTGTTATGCTTATTCCTAGCCATAGGAGCAAACGCGCAGGTCACCATTGAAGAAGGCGCGTTCCGGGCAGACGACCGCATCACCATTATCTATGATGCCACGGTAGGCACTTCTGGCCTGCAGGGCGCCTCTGAGGTGTATTTGCACACTGGGGCTAACAACTGGGCCTTCCAGCCAACCGGCCAGGAGTGGGGCATTGATTTCGCCCCCGGAAAAATGACCAAAGTACCTGGTGAGCAGAACAAATGGCAAATCACCCTTACGCCGCGTTCCTTCTACAACATTCCTGCCGGCACTGACCTGGAAAACCTGCTATTCGTTTTCAGAAACAGAGACGGCAGCCAGACCGGGAAAAACGCAGACAACAATGACATTGTGGTAACGGCCTCCAAGTACAATGGCGGGCAGTTTGTCTATACTGAGCCAACGTCTTTCAACCCCAATGACCGGGTGACCATCTGGTTTGACGCAAACGCCGCCGCCTGTAATGAAGGGGGCGGATTAGTTGGAGCTTCGCAGGTATACCTGCACTCTGGCGCCCAGGACTTTTCTGTTCAACCAGCGGGTCAGGCATGGGGCGTAGATTGGGAAGGTGGCCGTATGATCAACAGAGGCAATAATTTGTGGTCCATCACTTTTGTGCCAAGCGAGTATTACGGTACGTCTGTCATGAGCAACATCAAACTCTTGTTCAGGGATCTGTCTGGTGACAAGCGCGCCAAAGGCGATGGTTGTGCAGACCACACGCTTACGGTGAATCCTATTGGTCCTATGCCAGAGCCAAAAACCCGGGTTTTTCCAAGCAAATTCACGCAGGATGATGCTTTCACCCTGTACTATAACAACAAACAGGAAGACAGACCGTCTATGCAAAATTATACCGGTGACCTGTATGTGTACGCCGGGGCAGAAAGTTCTACGGGTTACCTTGAGCCGGTAGGCTGGGGAGATGTTGGCACCAGCACCAAGGTAAAAATGCGAAACGAAGGAAACGGCATCTATTCCTTGACCATTGTGCCTTCGCGCTTCTTTAATGTGCCAGCGGGCGGACAAATCAACATCATTAAATTTGTGGTCAGGAAAGGAGTGTTCAACAGCGATGATGACAAAATAGGCGGCGGTGATTTGACCTATGAAATCACCAAAGAGTAAAACATAGTTTTTCAAACAGACCCGACCCGCCAGCCGGGTCTGTTTTCTAATACCCCAACCCAAGTCATGAAACAGTTAAGTCTCCTTGTTTTCCTGTTCCTTTTTTCCCCGTTAGTCAGTTTGGGCCAGCAGGTGCCGCTTACGTTTAGGGTAGACATGCGCCAGCAGAATGTATCTACTGCCGGGGTACACGTGGCCGGTACCTTTCAGTCTGATGCTGGTTTTGGCAGTGACTGGAACCCCGCCACCACCCGCCTGCAAGACCCTGACAATGACCAGATTTTTGAACTGACGGTACAAGTGCCCGCGGGCGTGTATGAATACAAATTCGTGAACGGCAACAGCTGGAATGCAGGGCCAGAGCTGGTATCTGCGGACTGTGGCAAGGCAGACGGCGCCGGAAACGTAAACCGGCAAGTAACAGTGGGGACTTCAGGTGTAAGACTGCCGGTAGTACCTTTCAACGGGTGCTCGCCGCAACTCACACTTTCCGTGGACATGGGCCAGCAGACGGTGTCACCAATGGGGGTGCACGTGGCAGGTAATTTTCAGGTGCTTGCCGGCTATGGTACCGACTGGAGCCCCAACTCTTTGCCATTGACAGACCCTGACGGAGACAGAATTTATGACGTTACAATCTCCCTGCCCACTGGTGGGTTATTCCAATACAAATTCATCAACGGCAATACGCTAGCCAATGCAGAAGTTGTTCCGGTGGCCTGCGGCGTGGAGGCGGGCCAGGGAGTTTACCACAGAACCATTGACGCCACCAGCAACAATACCATTTCGCCCACCTATGTGTTTGGAACCTGCACCCGCGATGGCGTTTCCATACCCAATACCAATTACACCACCCACTGGTGGAACGATGCGGTTTTTTATGAAATTTTCGTGCGAAGTTTTTATGACAGCAACGGTGATGGCAAGGGAGATTTCAAGGGGCTCATTCAGAAACTGGACTACCTCAATGATGGTAACCCAGATACCAAAACAGACCTGGGCATTACGGGTATCTGGCTCATGCCCATGATGGAATCGCCTAGTTACCACGGCTATGATGTGACTAATTACTACGCCACAGAATCTGATTACGGCACCATGGCAGAGTTTGAGGAGTTCCTGGCCGCCGCCCATGCCCGGGGCATCA
This region of Rufibacter sp. LB8 genomic DNA includes:
- a CDS encoding DUF5004 domain-containing protein, whose amino-acid sequence is MKKLKNLVWSALCMVLLLSACQPDDLVGELGTPFSKTEGLVGTWKVANVVQHDLKAPANAANKQLTLTDRFDFSTARIKFMASPNTFTVEALDGPVFLPASGTWTFDNPEYPTEVRLVGADTKNVTLKLGSAPRAAFPATRLMFERMVRKDAADPASAKEAIIRYDYDLQRVAQ
- a CDS encoding TonB-dependent receptor, coding for MLKSLLQDLLPGETGKASKHFRRFSSLLVMAIAMLMLTAGAAFAQQRTVSGMVRDSGGSPLIGVTVQVKGTTTATATDASGSFSLPVTGANARMVFTYIGYLSQEVAVGSQNALTVLMVADQKALDEVVVVGYGTQQRREITGSIAKVDGAVLAQQPAPSFEAALQGRAAGVQVIQGSGLAGSGSVIRIRGIGSLTAGGDPLYVVDGIPITQDPFLNGDRGAMNYNPLATINPNDIESVEVLKDVSAAAIYGSRGSNGVILITTKRGKKGAASIDFSARTGISKPTKLPDFLNNREWLTLRQEAWENDGNVGRAPLFGGVTWEDALNTNTDWLGETTQTGVKQEYSLGLNKGTEKLSLYAGLAYNDNESYLKGNSLRRMSGRLNVDYLLLPKVKVGFNTSLSQGLNDRVFAAWSGGLGAAMSTALPIYPVYNQDGSYFNGAGIGNNPVAQLEATDWKTREIRTINNAYVEFSPIENLTLTGRGGLDYGDIRDSQYNPPALNNTTGFGSAEEWRTYVTNYNLSATANYNLKMGEMNSLSFLLGSEYQRSNTLSMNERASKANGLLYTNPEVDETSVVLGAPNYQEWAFLSYFGRVNYTLADKYIVQATGRVDGSSRFGSDYRYGFFPSVGLGYIISEEDFFKDNISFVNFFKLKASWGKTGNANFDNYRRWGYFRSEGTLTYNGSQILFPVQLNRPDLAWETLNSYDLGFEFALFKNRITAEFAFYDKRSKDVLIDLVTPASAGFNRSLTNIGEVQNKGVEFSFTSVNIDKAFKWSTSFNIAHNKNEVKSIGITSPDAISGAGDTRVFVGQPVGVNYLVRFSRVDPATGAPIWLDKDGQETMTFNLDNRVIVGNVLPDFTGGITNTFSYKNFDLSVLFAFTKGGDIYDDAIKRQLGVTSDWNMRREMLDRWRKPGDIATYPKLTTQPGAYGLSSEWNYNTDLWLYDASYMRLRNLTFGYNLPTGLLEKAKVKNARIYFVGTNLLTFTKFPGMDPEIVRDHNGPQGRNLSPNVSYLTPPQEKAFTVGVDLKF
- a CDS encoding LacI family DNA-binding transcriptional regulator; this translates as MARITIHDIAKQLNTSPSTVSKALNDHPSISAATKELIITAAQNLNYKQNRLASSLRSGKTNIIGILIPSSEIGFFAAVVHGIERLARTKGYNVLLFQSNEMGEYEVEGIETLLMSSVDGIIASVAKETTNYDHFLEVKKRKVPLVLFDRIREELQVPSVVIDDFKGAYMATEHLIQQGYTRIAHISGPQHAKIFNDRLCGYVEALRANNLPVNDDLIQYGKNSLDSGRAGAAQLLNGASKPDAIFAAVDFTALGALQYIKESGVKIPEQVGLIGFGNESFSPYVTPSLSTIDQQAAKMGEETFQLFLEALAQKNAPPVDLIEESVPKKIILDPLLVIRESSARKPMV
- a CDS encoding DUF4961 domain-containing protein, producing the protein MKNKILSAFLLCLFLAIGANAQVTIEEGAFRADDRITIIYDATVGTSGLQGASEVYLHTGANNWAFQPTGQEWGIDFAPGKMTKVPGEQNKWQITLTPRSFYNIPAGTDLENLLFVFRNRDGSQTGKNADNNDIVVTASKYNGGQFVYTEPTSFNPNDRVTIWFDANAAACNEGGGLVGASQVYLHSGAQDFSVQPAGQAWGVDWEGGRMINRGNNLWSITFVPSEYYGTSVMSNIKLLFRDLSGDKRAKGDGCADHTLTVNPIGPMPEPKTRVFPSKFTQDDAFTLYYNNKQEDRPSMQNYTGDLYVYAGAESSTGYLEPVGWGDVGTSTKVKMRNEGNGIYSLTIVPSRFFNVPAGGQINIIKFVVRKGVFNSDDDKIGGGDLTYEITKE
- a CDS encoding RagB/SusD family nutrient uptake outer membrane protein, with protein sequence MKRYRFLSVLALAGSLTVSSCDDLLDIPPKNVSLQDDIFKDPANAQLILASTYEVLRAGNFMGGSSWVFSELLADNINGTGITGDWNEYYSRNSTIFNGSTRSFWADGYRTIYRANVLIANIDQIQGLPDAERNRIKGEALFLRAISHFEIVRLFAQPYGFTTDNSHLGIPLRLTPTQEPLLRATVAQVYNQIIADLTEASTLIPPVNNNYASGWSAKGYLAKVHFQMNSFQKAYDFSDDVLKNSPFRFEQDFKNRFKAGGSTEDVFALVSTGLNSNSSSRVQDHYRSDNNRRPNVRVAADLLADATSNPNDKRGQEWFRVVNPGTPNEEVFITKYNGPDFFNVPLLSVTELKLIRAESAAELNRNLPVAIADLNDIRTRAYGAGNNTVSATANARTIIDIARQERRIELATEGVRLHDLKRIAVRENPTLRIRGAVWNCPGLIIQFPDDEVSANPNFQRNPEGGCAN